The genomic stretch GCCTGCTGGCCGAGGCCACGAAGCGCGACGCCTTCCGGCACGCCCAGCAGACCACTCGCGCCGCCTTCCCCGCCTACCGGGACTGGGGCGCGTTCACACTGATCGGCGACTGGCGGTGATCAACGGCAGGGCACGTCTTCCCAGCCGCGCGGGAAGCGCGCGTTGTAGCCGATGACTCCGAGTCGCTTGCGGCGGATGGTCACCCCCGCCGACAGCCGGTAGCTGCCCGTCCCACCGACCGGCAGCTCCACGGTGACCTTCAGGCGCTGGGAACCCTCCAGGTCCTGGCTCTTCGTCTGCCGGAACTCCCACTGGGCCTCGGGAGTGTCGATGCCGTCGCCGACGAGGTACGGGTCGTCCTTCTCGTACTGCGCGCCTCGCGCCCCCTCCGGGCCCACGCCGCCCAGCCCGCCTTTGAGGGTCATCGTGGACTGACGCTGGACGGCCTTGCTGAGCTTGACCGGATCGAGGTCCCTGAGCAGCAGTTCCTCGGTGACGTCGGCGGGGACGGTGCGCACGGTCAGGACGACCCGGCGGATGGGCTCGCCCGGCTTCGGGCGCAGCGACACGTTCAGCACGAGCTGCCGGAACTCCACCTGCCCCCGCTTCTCCTCCGCGTAGGCGCGAAGGTGCTCGGGGGCGGTCGTCAGGTCGAGCGGGCAGGTGATCGGCCGCCGCCCGATGAAGAACACCTCCCGCTGGGGCTCGTCGTCCTGCACGCCGTGCAGCACCGGACGGGGCACGAGATCGACGGGTACCAGGTCGTCCATGCTTCTTCCTCCCCCACGACCGACCACGACACCCGGTAATCAACCACATACAGACCGGAGTTGAGAAGTCACTCCGCGTCGTCCACCGGAACGGTCGCGCGGAAGCCCGTGTTGACCGCTGTGAGCCCTCCGTCGACGACCAAGGTCGTGCCTGTGATCCAGGAGGCGTCGCGGGAGGCGAGGAAGGTGACCGCGGCGGCGATGTCGTCCGGCTCGCCGACCCGCCCCAGGGGGTACACGTGGCGGAACGCTTCGAGGTCGGCCTCGCGGCCCGCCCATGCCGTGGTGCGTACCGTGCCGGGGGCGACCAGGTTGACGCGGACCCCACGGGGCGCCGCGTGTGCGGCGAGGGTGCGGGTCAGGGAGCCGAGGCCCGCCTTGGCGGCGCTGTAGGCGTGGTTGCCGAAGCTCTGGATGCCGTTGACGGAGCCGATGCTGACGATCGCGCCGCGGCCGGAGGCCGCCAGGTGGGGCAGGGCGGCGCGGCAGCAGCGGTAGGCGCCGGTCAGGGTGAGGTCGAGGTCGCGGGCCCATACGTCGTCGGGTTCGTCCTCGAAGAGGGGCTCGTCGGGGGTGCAGCCGTAGGCGTTGTTCACCAGCACGTCGAGGGAGCCGAAGGCCGCCACGGCGTGGGCCACGGCCGACTCCACGGAGGCGCGGTCCCCCACGTCGCACTTGTACGCCTCCGCCCGCAACCCCTCCTTCCGCAGCGCGGACGCCGTCCTCTCCGCTTCCTCCTCGTCCACGTCCGTCACCAGCGCCCGCGCGCCCTCAGCGGCGAACCGGCGGGCGATGGCCGCGCCGATGCCGCGGGCGGCGCCGGTGACGAGAACTCCGTACCCGTCGAAGCGTGTTGTGTCCGTCATGGTCAAGCACCGTAGCGCCGCCGAGATCAACTCGGCAGATACCGTGCCGTCATGGATCTGTTCCTCCAGCAACTCCCGGCCCTGCTGGGCGTCGTGATCGGCGCGCTCGGCTCGTATCTGGCGCTCGTCCGCAGCGATCAGGCCCGCTTCCGGCGGGAGGAGGCGGCGCGCTGGGAGGAGCGGCGGCTCGCGGTGTACTCCGACTACGCGCGGTCGGTGAAGAAGACCGTCACGGTGACCTACCGGATCGCCGCCGAGCTGGGCTGCGGCACGCACCCGGACCCGCTCCCCCTGGAAGAGGCCAAGCCGCTGCTCGCCGAGGCGAACAACGGCCGGGACCCCTCGGGTGAGGCGCTGCTCATGCTGGGCAGCGTCGATGTGGTGGACCGGGCACGGGCCTGGGTCGTGACGGTGATGGAGATGGAGCGGTACGTGCGCGAGGGCCGGCGGGATCCCGAGGCCTGGCAGGCGCTGCTGGCGCGGCAGCGCGCCGGGCGTGAGGGCTACTACACGGCGGTACGGGAGGACCTGGGCCTGCCGCCGGGCCACTCGGCGCGGTGGCGGCTGCCGGTGACGGAACCGGCGCCTGATCAGCGGTAACCGGCTGTATCCGCCGGTTTGCCCGCGTCCTGGACCTCGACCAGGTAGCGCCAGGCGTCGGGGCGGCTGCCGTCGAGGTCGGTGAAGCCGTACTCCTGGGCCAGGCCGCCGCTGGACAGGGAGTCGCCGTTGAAGCGGGCGACGTCGGGGTCGGCGGCGAGCGCGGCGACGGCTCGGCCGACGTAGCGCGGGGTCTCCGAGATCGCGAAGTGCGGGACGTTGGCGAGGGCGTCGCGCCAGTTGTCCTCCCGCACTCCGAAGGCGTCGAGCATCATCTCCGAGCGCAGCCAGCCCGGGGTGAGCGCGAGGGCGGTGGCGCCGCGCGATCCGAGCTCATGGCCGAGGGAGAAGGCCATGCGCAGGACGGAGGACTTGGCGAGGTCGTAGAAGAAGGAGTTGCGGTAGTGGTCGCGGTTGTAGTCGGCCGTGCCGTCGGTCATCTCCACGACCAGGCCGCCGGGGTTGCGCAGCAGCAGCGGTAGGGCGTGGTGGCTGGTGATCGCGTGCGTCTCGACGGCGAGGTGGAGCAGTCGCAGGCCCTTGTCGAGGTCGTGCTCCCACACCGGGGTGTCCCAGCCGAAGAGCTTCTCGCCGCCCCAGACGTCGTTGACGAGGACGTCCAGCCGGCCCTGTTCGTCCGCGATCCGGTCCACCAGTGCCTTGACCTGCGCCGGTTCGAGGTGGTCGGTGGGCACGGCGACACCGTGGCCGCCCGCCTCGGTGACCAGGTCGGCGGTGTCCTCGATCGTCTCCGGCCGGTCGTACTCGGAGCGGCGCTCGCGGGTGGTGCGTCCGGTCACGTAGACGGTGGCCCCGGCCGCCCCGAGCTCCACGGCGATCCCGCGACCCGCGCCCCGGCTCGCTCCGGCGACGAGGGCGACCTTGTCCTTCAGTGGCTGTGACATGTCCGGCCTTCCGTGTGACGGCTTGTCCGGTACCCACGATTGCCGGTAAGCCGGACATCCTCTGTCACCTTTAACTCCGATGGGGGATGCTGGGAGCTGTGGTCCGAGAGTCGCAACGCATTCTCGAGACGCTGTTGAGCCAGATAGCCGACGGCACTCTTGGCGTCGGTGATCGGCTTCCGTCGCAACGCGAACTCGCCCGGGAATTCGGGGTGTCTCGCGACACGGTGCAGCGCGCGCTCAGAGAGCTGGCAGATATGGGGCCCATCATGGCCCGGCAGGGCACTGGAAGCGTCGTCCGGTTACCGGCTGCCAAGAGAGCGTCGCCGGATGCGCGCCGACGCCCGACGGGTCTGGGCCCGCATATCGATATCGCCTTCACGCACCCCACCGTCACCATCGACGCGTTCGCCTTGACGGGAGAGTCGCTCGACCCGCATCTGCGTCTGAGCGCCGAGAGAGTGCGAGAGGGGATCATCCGGCCCGAATCGATCAGCGTGCGCGTGTTGCTGCCCCGGATCGACGACGAGTTCAGACTGGCCACGCCGGTAGGCGACACCCGCGACCCGCGGCCACTGGACCGGCTCCGCGCGATCCGGGAGCGGCACACCACCTCCATCGGACACGTCCTCCGTGAGCTGCAAGCGGAGGGGCTGGTCCCGAGTGTCAGCTTCGCGTGCCGGGAGATTCCCGTCATTCCGATGCAGAAGCTCTATCTGCTCAACGACTCCGAAGTCATCACGGGCTTCTACTCCGTTATCCGGCGCCC from Streptomyces davaonensis JCM 4913 encodes the following:
- a CDS encoding winged helix-turn-helix domain-containing protein, encoding MVRESQRILETLLSQIADGTLGVGDRLPSQRELAREFGVSRDTVQRALRELADMGPIMARQGTGSVVRLPAAKRASPDARRRPTGLGPHIDIAFTHPTVTIDAFALTGESLDPHLRLSAERVREGIIRPESISVRVLLPRIDDEFRLATPVGDTRDPRPLDRLRAIRERHTTSIGHVLRELQAEGLVPSVSFACREIPVIPMQKLYLLNDSEVITGFYSVIRRPVLLDDDEQIEIYDVLGLAATLHHHSAAGEHPAPESVTAVARARRWFEHVWSNAALSS
- a CDS encoding SDR family NAD(P)-dependent oxidoreductase, translating into MTDTTRFDGYGVLVTGAARGIGAAIARRFAAEGARALVTDVDEEEAERTASALRKEGLRAEAYKCDVGDRASVESAVAHAVAAFGSLDVLVNNAYGCTPDEPLFEDEPDDVWARDLDLTLTGAYRCCRAALPHLAASGRGAIVSIGSVNGIQSFGNHAYSAAKAGLGSLTRTLAAHAAPRGVRVNLVAPGTVRTTAWAGREADLEAFRHVYPLGRVGEPDDIAAAVTFLASRDASWITGTTLVVDGGLTAVNTGFRATVPVDDAE
- a CDS encoding SDR family oxidoreductase, translating into MSQPLKDKVALVAGASRGAGRGIAVELGAAGATVYVTGRTTRERRSEYDRPETIEDTADLVTEAGGHGVAVPTDHLEPAQVKALVDRIADEQGRLDVLVNDVWGGEKLFGWDTPVWEHDLDKGLRLLHLAVETHAITSHHALPLLLRNPGGLVVEMTDGTADYNRDHYRNSFFYDLAKSSVLRMAFSLGHELGSRGATALALTPGWLRSEMMLDAFGVREDNWRDALANVPHFAISETPRYVGRAVAALAADPDVARFNGDSLSSGGLAQEYGFTDLDGSRPDAWRYLVEVQDAGKPADTAGYR